One window from the genome of Anolis sagrei isolate rAnoSag1 chromosome 4, rAnoSag1.mat, whole genome shotgun sequence encodes:
- the LOC137096775 gene encoding zinc finger protein 214-like has translation MHGKPYKCLECGQSFTQNANLYRHQKTHTGEKPYKCHECGQIFGQTSNLRSHQRTHTGEKPYKFLECGQSFAQISGLHAHERTHTGEKPYICLECGQSFTKSSSLCAHVRTHTGEKPYTCLECGQSFTNSSSLRSHERTHTGEKPYKCLECGQSFACNSNLHKHERKHTGEKPYKCHECGQIFAQSSNLHTHQRIHTGERPYKCLECGQSFAHSSALRKHEKKHTGEKPYK, from the coding sequence aaaccctataaatgcctggagtgtggacagagcttcactcagaatgcCAATCTATAtagacatcaaaagactcacacaggggagaaaccttataaatgccatGAATGTGGACAAATCTTTGGTCAGACttcaaatctacgttcacatcaaaggactcacactggggagaaaccctataaattcctggaatgtggacagagctttgctcagatTTCAGGTCTACATGCAcatgaaaggacacacactggggagaaaccctatatatgcctggaatgtggtcagagcttcactAAGAGTTCAAGTCTATGTGCACATGTAAggacacacacaggggagaaaccctatacatgcctggaatgtggacagagcttcactaatagttcaagtctacgttcacatgaaaggacacacacaggggagaaaccctataaatgcctggaatgtggacagagctttgcttgTAATTCAAATCTACATAAACATGAAAGgaaacacactggggagaaaccctataaatgccatgAATGTGGACAAATCTTTgctcagagttcaaatctacatacacatcaaaggattcacactggggagaggccctataaatgcctggaatgtggacagagctttgctcatagtTCAGCTCTACGTAAACATGAAAAgaaacacactggggagaaaccctataaataa